The sequence below is a genomic window from Kitasatospora kifunensis.
GGGACTGGTTGTCCATCAGGACCGTGACGCCTACCCGGCTCGGGTCCCAGAGGTACCTGGTCCAGAAGCCGAAGGAGGCGTCGGGCAGCACGAGCCAGCCGATCAGACCGGCCGCCAGGAAGGTGCCTCCCGATACCAGGGCCGCCCTGATCCGGCCGGTGAGGAGCAGGTACACGGCGAACAGGCCCGGGGTTATCTTGATGGCGGTGGCCAGACCGATGCCCACGCCCTTGAACCGGCTGCGGTCCGGCCGGTTCAGGTCCCACAGGACCAGGCAGAGGATGCCGAGGTTGACCTGGCCGTACTGGAAGGTGGTGTACACCGGTTCCAGCCAGACGCCGAGGCCGGTCGCGAGAAGGACAACGGCTGCACGGTGACGTGCGCGGGGCCACCCGATCAGGCGCAGGGAGAGGTAGACGGCCAGGGCGAGCAGGGCGAGGCTGAGGAGCACCACCAGAACCCGCAGCGTGCTCACGTCGAACCAGGTGCTCGACACGAAGAGCATCGCGGCGAAGGGCGGATAGGTGGCCGGCAGGTCCCACTCGCGCATGGCGTACAGGTCCTCGCCGTGCACGACCGCGGCGCCCTCGGCTCGGTAGACGAGCATGTCGATCATGGTCGAGCCGTGGAAGTGACGCACGACGGCGAACACCACCAGTGACGCCACTGCGACGCACGCCGCCAGGACGGTCCAGGACCCCGATCTCGTGGGTGACGAGGCGCCGTTGGGTTCCGTCGTCGCTACCTGCCGTGCCCATCGCTTGAGACCGAACGTGTGCACCGCAGTAGCACCCCGTAGAGAGAGCCAGATCGTTCCGTCGTCAGCGTCTGGGTCCACCCACCATAACCATGCTTTTGACGAAATTCTCATCTGAGCTGGTCGGGTGACGTGTTCGCGGTCGTGTCGTTCCCCTTCGGGCACAAGATTACGGATTGATGTAACCAATCGTCAGGTTCGAAGCGTTCTTAGTGGTTGAGCGGCGCGAGAGCCGCCGGCCTGCCTCTGCGTGAGGCGGGCCCCGCCCGGCGATGGAGTGTGAGTTGCCCCAGCAGGCAAGGCCCCTTTCCCGAGTCGCGCCCGGCGGCTGTTTCATGATCCTTCTGCGTTGACAGTCCCGCTGCCGGGCTTCTAGGTTGAAGCCGCCGCACGGTAGCTGACGTAGCGTCAAATATGCTCCACTGCCAGGCCGTACGCATCCGATACGGGATATGACGAGCGCGTGCCGCGCGCACCGCGCAGGACGGCTCCGTCCGGTTCCACAGATTCCTCCCACCGCCGAACGCGCGGCGCTACCGCCTCCTTGGCTGACGTCGGTCGGTGACCGCTGCCCCATTCCCGCCAGCAGAAATCGAAGGTGAAGCATGGCCAATCCATTTGAGAACGACGACGCCCAGTACTGCGTTCTGGTCAACGACGAGGGACAGCACTCGCTCTGGCCCGCGGAGCTTGAGGTGCCGGCCGGTTGGGCGGGGCGGTTCGGCCCGTCGCCGCGTGAGGCGTGCCTGGCCTATGTCGAGGAGCACTGGACCGACATGCGCCCGCTCAGCCTGGTCCGTGAGATGGATGCGTTGGCCTGATGGACGCGCTCGCTGAGCGAGCGGTCACCTGACCATCTGGCGAGCAGAACCGAAGAAGACAGGCGGGCAACGCCGCGCACGGCGCGGCCGACTGTCGCCGATTCGCCGAACCAATGAGGTTGAGAGAAAGCCATGCCTGCGCACGAGTCGGCCCTGGTGCCGCTTTCCCGAGCACAGCACGGAATCTGGCTGGCCCAACAGCTGGATCCGACGAGCAGTGCCTACAACCTGGCCCAGTACACCGACATCAGAGGGCCGTTGACGCTTTCGGTGCTCGACCGGGCGGTGCGGCGACTGGTCGCTGAGGTGGAGACCGCGCACGTGCGGCTACGGCCGGACGGGGTCAGCGCGCTGCAAGTACGGCATGACGGACCGAGCCGGCCCTTGGACTCGGTCGATCTGAGCGGCGAGCGGCTACCGCGGGAGGCTGCCGAGCACTGGATGCGCGAGGCGGTCGAGCAGCCGGTCGACCTGCTGGCCGGGCCGCTGTTTCGCACCGCCGTGCTCCGGCTCGCGCCCGACTGGCACTTCCTCTACGTGGGTGGCCACCACATCATGACGGACGGCTTCAGCGGCTCCCTGGTGAGCGCCCGGATCGCGGAGCTCTACACCGCGTTGGAAGGCGGCGAGGAGCCCGCCGCCCACTCCTTCGGCACGCTGGCCCAACTGCTGGAGCAGGACGCCGCCTACCAGGCCTCGGAGCGGTTCGAGGAGGACCGGGCCTACTGGCTGGCGCACTTGAGCGACCTGCCCCGGCCCGCCGCGCTCTCCGGTCGGCCGACCGGCTCGGTGTATGCGGGTGGCGCGGGTGGCGGGGGCGGTGGCGGGGGCGCGACGCGGCGGACGGGGCGGATCGGCGCCGCGCAGACGGCCGCCGTGCGCGCCGCGGCCCGCCAGGCCAGGACCGCCCTGCCCGCGCTGGCGGTCGCCGCGGTCGCCGCCTACACCCAGCGGATGACCGGCGAGTCGAGCGTGGTGCTCGGCCTGCCGGTGACCGCGCGGAGCAACGCGGTGCTGCGCGGCATCCCCGGCATGGTGTCCAACATCGTGCCGCTGCGCCTGGAGGTCGGCGCGGACCTGCGCTGGAGTGACCTGGCGCAGCAGGCCTCGGCCGAGATGAAGCGGGCGCTGCGCCACCAGCGTTACCTCCATCAGGACATGCGCGCCGATCTGGCCCGCGTCGAGGGTCTGGCCCGAATCGATGGTCTGGCCCGCGCCGAGAGCCTGTTCGCGACCCAGGTCAACGTCCTGCCGGCCGGCAGCGGCCTGCGGTTCGGTGCTGCCACCGGTACCCAGATCTACCTGGCCGGGCCGGTCGACGACCTGTCCGTCGTGCTCCAGGACCACGGCAGCGAAGGCCTGATGCTGGAGGTCGAGGCCAACGCCTCGCGCTACCTGGCCGATGAGGTGGCCGGCCACCAGCAGCGGCTCTCCGCCTTCCTGTGCGCGGCCGCGGCGGATCTCGATCGGAGGGTCGGCCGCACCGAGCTGCTCACACCGGCCGAGCGCCGCTGGGTGCTGGTCCAGGGCAGGGCCACCGCGCACCGCGAGGATCCGACGGCGACCACGCTCACCGAGCGGTTCGCCGCCCAGGTGGCGCGCACGCCGGACGCGACCGCGCTGAGCGCGGACGGTGCCCGGTACAGCTACCGGGAGTTGGACCTGCGGGCCAACCAACTGGCGCACCGGCTGCTCGCGTTGGGAGTGACGGCCGAGACGCCCGTGGTGCTGCTGCAGGAACGCACCCCGGACCTGGTGGTCTCGATGCTGGCCGTGGTCAAGGCGGGCGGCGTCTACCTGCCGCTGGACACCCGGCACCCGGTGCAGCGGCTGCGGACCACGGCGCACGACGGCGGCGCGCTGCTGGTGCTCTGCGACGCCGCCACCCTGGAGCTCGCCGAGCAGTTGGAGCTGCCCGCGGTCGCGGTGGACGCTCCGCGGACCTGGCAGGACACGCCTGCGACCGACCCGGCCGTGACCTGCGGCCCGGCGCAGCTGGCGTACGTGATGTACACCTCCGGCTCCACCGGCACGCCCAAGGGCGTCGCCATCTCGCACGAGGACATCCTGGGGCTGGCGCTGGACCAGGTCTGGGACGGCCAGGCGCACCGGCGGGTGCTGTTCCACTCGCCCGCGGCCTTCGACCTGGCGACCTACGAGGTGTGGGTGCCGCTGCTGAACGGCGGCGAGGTCGTCGTCGCGCCGCCCGGCGAACTGGACATACCCACCCTCGGGGCCGTGCTCGCGCGGCACCGGGTGACCGCGCTGTGGCTCACCGCCGGACTGCTGCGGTTGGTCGCCGAGGAGGACCCGGGGTGCCTGGCCGGGCTCCGGGAGCTCTGGGCGGGCGGCGACGTGGTGCCCGCCCAGGCGGTGCGCCGACTGCGCGAGGCCTGCCCGGAGCTGGTGATCGTCGACGGCTACGGCCCGACCGAGGCGACGACCTTCATCACCTACCACCGGCTGGCCACCACCGACCCGGTGCCCGACCCGATGCCGATCGGCCGACCGTTCCAGGGGATGCGCTGTTACGTGCTGGACGAGCAGCTGCGGCCGGTTCCGGCGGGCAGCGTCGGCGAGTTGTACGCCGGCGGCATCGGACTGGCGCGCGGCTACGTCCGCCACCCGGGCCGTACGGCCGAGCGCTTCGTGGCGGACCCGTTCGTGGGCGAGGGATCGCGGATGTACCGCACCGGGGACGTGGTCCGCTGGAACAGCGGCGGTGAGCTGGAGTTCGTCGGACGCAGCGACGACCAGGTGAAGATCCGCGGTTTCCGGATCGAGCCGGGCGAGATCGAGTCCGCCTTGGCCGACTGCCCCGGTGTCGGCGATGTGGCGGTGGACATCCGCACCGGGCCGCGCGGGGACAAGCGCATCGTCGCCTACGTGGTGGCGCAGAGCGCCGCAGGGGAAGGGGACCTCGCGCCGTTGCGGGCCCACGCGGCCGCCACGCTGCCGTCCTACATGGTGCCCGCGGCCTTCGTGCCGCTCGACGCACTGCCGCTGACCGGCAACGGGAAGGTGGACCGCCGGGCGCTGCCGGCACCGGACTTCGGCGCACTGGAGGTGGCCGGGCAGGCCCCGGCCACCGAGACCGAGGCGACGCTCTGCGCGCTGTTCGCCGAGGTCCTCGGCCTCGCCTCGGTGGGCGCGGACACCGGGTTCTTCGAGCTCGGCGGGGACAGCATCATGGCGATCCAGTTGGCCGGGCGGGCCAGGCGGGCCGGCCTGGTGTTCACGCCCCGGGAGGTCTTCGACCACCGCACGCCGGCCGCGCTGGCCCGGGTCTGCCGCACCGAGCGGGCGGAGCCGGCCCAGGAACGCGACCCGGACGCCGGCGTCGGCCCCCTCCCCGCCACCCCGATCGTCCACCGGCTGCGCGAACTCGGCGGGCCGATCGACGGCTACCACCAGTCGGTGGTGCTGCGCAGCCCGGCCGGCCTGGACGAGCCGACGCTGCACCGGGCGGTGCAGTACCTGCTGGACCGGCACGACGCGCTGCGGCTGCGGCTGGCCGACCGGGACGGCGACTGGCAGCTGTCGGTCGCCGAGCGCGGCGAGGTGTCCGGCAAGGCGTGCGTGACCCGGGTCGACATCGAGCACGCTGTCGACGCCGAGAGCACCGAGGCCGCGATGGCGGACCTGGTGCGCGCGGCCCGGGACCGGGCCGCGCGCGAACTGGCGCCGCAGGAGGGTGCGTTGGTCCGGGTGGTGTGGCTGGACCGCGGACCCGACCTGCCGGGTCGGCTGGTGCTGGTGCTGCACCACCTCTGCGTGGACGGCGTCTCCTGGCGGATCCTGGTGCCCGAACTCCTCGCCGCGTACCACGCGGAGAGGGCCGGCACCGCGCCGCGCCTGGACCCGGTCGGCACCCCGCTCAAGGAGTGGGCCGAGCAGCTGGCGGCCGCCGCCGACCAGCCCGGGACGGTCGCCGAACTCGCCTACTGGCAACAGACGCTGGACGGCGACGATCCGCTGTTGGGCCGTGGCCGCCCGGACCCGGAGCGCGATGTCGTCGCCACCGAGGCCCGGCTGACCCGCACCCTGGCGCCCGAGCTGGTCGAGCCGCTGCTGACCGGCGTGCCGGCGGCCTTCCACACCGGCACCACCGAGGTGCTGCTCGCCGGCCTGGCGCTGGCGGTGACCGACTGGCGCCAGCGGCACGGCCGCCCGGACGGCCCGATCCGGGTGGACCTGGAGGGCCACGGCCGCGAGGGCGAGCGCTACGGCGCCGACCTGACCCGCACCGTCGGCTGGTTCACCGCGCTGTATCCGGTGCGGCTGGTCGCGGATGCCACGCAGACGGCCGGCGCCTGGGCGGCGGGCCCGGCGGCCGGCGCGCTGATCAAGCGGGTCAAGGAGCAGCTGCGGGCGGTGCCCGGGCACGGGCTGGGCTACGGCCTGCTGCGCCACCTCAATCCGCGGACCGGGCCGCTGCTCGCCGCCGCGCCGGCCCCGCAGATCTGCTTCAACTACCTCGGCCGTACCGCAGGCCTCGGGTCCGCGACGGAGGGCCACACGCCTGGAGGCCGCACGCCGGAGGCCGACTGGTCGATCGCCGTCGAGGACGGCGCCTTCGCCGGTGGCGGCGATCCGACGATGCCGCTCGGCCACCTGCTGGAGATCGACGCGGTCGCCCAGGAGACCCCGCACGGCACCGAGTTGAGCGTCTCCTGGCGCTGGCCGGGCGCACTGCTTGAGGAGCGCGAGGTGCAGGACCTGGCCGACACCTGGCAGCGGGCGCTGGAGGTGTTGGTGCGCCACGGGCAGTCGCCTCAGGCGGGCGGGCGCACCCCGTCCGACCTGGCGTTGGTGGAGCTGGCGCAGGAGGAGATCGAGGGCTTCGAGGCGGACTTCGCCGCCGAAGCGGCGTGGGACGAGTCGGACGAGGACGCATGGGGGACCGGCCGGTGAGCCAGAACGCGATCGAGGACATCCTGCCCGTCACGCCCGTGCAGGAGGGCCTGCTCTTCCACGCGCTGTACGACCAGAACGCGGCCGACGTCTACACCGCGCAGTTCGTCTTCGAGCTGCACGGGCCGCTGGACGGTGCGGCGCTGCGGGCCGCCGCCCAGGCCGTGGTCCGCCGCCACCCGGCGCTGCGCAGCGCGTTCCGCCAGCGCGCCACGGGCCAGTGGGTGCAGGTGGTGGCTGCGCAGGCGCCGTTGCTCTGGCGGGAGTTGGACCTGAGCACGCTGCCCGAGGCGGAGCGCAGTGCGCGGCTGGAGCGGCTGCTCGCCGACGACCGCGCCCACCGCTTCGACCTCGGTCGGCCCCGGCTGGTCCGGTTCAGCCTGCTGCGCCTGAGTCAGGAGCGGCACGTGCTGGTCCTGATGAACCACCACCTGGTGCTGGACGGCTGGTCCACCGCGCAGCTGATGGGCGAGCTGTTCACGCTGTATGCGGGCGGCGCTGCGGGCGCCGTGCTGCCTGCGGCCCGCCCGTACCGGGACTTCCTCGGCTGGCTGGGCCGGCAGGACCGGCAGCAGGCGCTCGACGCCTGGCGCTTGGCGCTCGCCGGGGTCGAGGAGCCCACGCTGGCCGGACAGGGCCTGATCGGGCAGCAGCACGCCGCCGTGGCCGAGCGGCCCGAGCGGGTCGAACTGGAGTTCTCCACCGAGCAGACGCAGGCGCTGCTGGATGCGGCCCGCAGCCACGGGCTGACCCTCAA
It includes:
- a CDS encoding glycosyltransferase 87 family protein, translated to MLVYRAEGAAVVHGEDLYAMREWDLPATYPPFAAMLFVSSTWFDVSTLRVLVVLLSLALLALAVYLSLRLIGWPRARHRAAVVLLATGLGVWLEPVYTTFQYGQVNLGILCLVLWDLNRPDRSRFKGVGIGLATAIKITPGLFAVYLLLTGRIRAALVSGGTFLAAGLIGWLVLPDASFGFWTRYLWDPSRVGVTVLMDNQSLRGAVCRLLDVNDPGLVGLAACAVVGSLGLTVAVLAGRSARLLRRADAWGAVCTAFTALLISPISWTHHWVWCIPLIALLAVEARTTARRVLLGITLAVFLCHAMWIAPHRWGRGVAWYWQLPGSIYPPLGIAVLVIVGLRLYRAWRPVGNGPAGGRGLPAARIDHDAALTHQL
- a CDS encoding MbtH family protein, producing the protein MANPFENDDAQYCVLVNDEGQHSLWPAELEVPAGWAGRFGPSPREACLAYVEEHWTDMRPLSLVREMDALA
- a CDS encoding non-ribosomal peptide synthetase yields the protein MPAHESALVPLSRAQHGIWLAQQLDPTSSAYNLAQYTDIRGPLTLSVLDRAVRRLVAEVETAHVRLRPDGVSALQVRHDGPSRPLDSVDLSGERLPREAAEHWMREAVEQPVDLLAGPLFRTAVLRLAPDWHFLYVGGHHIMTDGFSGSLVSARIAELYTALEGGEEPAAHSFGTLAQLLEQDAAYQASERFEEDRAYWLAHLSDLPRPAALSGRPTGSVYAGGAGGGGGGGGATRRTGRIGAAQTAAVRAAARQARTALPALAVAAVAAYTQRMTGESSVVLGLPVTARSNAVLRGIPGMVSNIVPLRLEVGADLRWSDLAQQASAEMKRALRHQRYLHQDMRADLARVEGLARIDGLARAESLFATQVNVLPAGSGLRFGAATGTQIYLAGPVDDLSVVLQDHGSEGLMLEVEANASRYLADEVAGHQQRLSAFLCAAAADLDRRVGRTELLTPAERRWVLVQGRATAHREDPTATTLTERFAAQVARTPDATALSADGARYSYRELDLRANQLAHRLLALGVTAETPVVLLQERTPDLVVSMLAVVKAGGVYLPLDTRHPVQRLRTTAHDGGALLVLCDAATLELAEQLELPAVAVDAPRTWQDTPATDPAVTCGPAQLAYVMYTSGSTGTPKGVAISHEDILGLALDQVWDGQAHRRVLFHSPAAFDLATYEVWVPLLNGGEVVVAPPGELDIPTLGAVLARHRVTALWLTAGLLRLVAEEDPGCLAGLRELWAGGDVVPAQAVRRLREACPELVIVDGYGPTEATTFITYHRLATTDPVPDPMPIGRPFQGMRCYVLDEQLRPVPAGSVGELYAGGIGLARGYVRHPGRTAERFVADPFVGEGSRMYRTGDVVRWNSGGELEFVGRSDDQVKIRGFRIEPGEIESALADCPGVGDVAVDIRTGPRGDKRIVAYVVAQSAAGEGDLAPLRAHAAATLPSYMVPAAFVPLDALPLTGNGKVDRRALPAPDFGALEVAGQAPATETEATLCALFAEVLGLASVGADTGFFELGGDSIMAIQLAGRARRAGLVFTPREVFDHRTPAALARVCRTERAEPAQERDPDAGVGPLPATPIVHRLRELGGPIDGYHQSVVLRSPAGLDEPTLHRAVQYLLDRHDALRLRLADRDGDWQLSVAERGEVSGKACVTRVDIEHAVDAESTEAAMADLVRAARDRAARELAPQEGALVRVVWLDRGPDLPGRLVLVLHHLCVDGVSWRILVPELLAAYHAERAGTAPRLDPVGTPLKEWAEQLAAAADQPGTVAELAYWQQTLDGDDPLLGRGRPDPERDVVATEARLTRTLAPELVEPLLTGVPAAFHTGTTEVLLAGLALAVTDWRQRHGRPDGPIRVDLEGHGREGERYGADLTRTVGWFTALYPVRLVADATQTAGAWAAGPAAGALIKRVKEQLRAVPGHGLGYGLLRHLNPRTGPLLAAAPAPQICFNYLGRTAGLGSATEGHTPGGRTPEADWSIAVEDGAFAGGGDPTMPLGHLLEIDAVAQETPHGTELSVSWRWPGALLEEREVQDLADTWQRALEVLVRHGQSPQAGGRTPSDLALVELAQEEIEGFEADFAAEAAWDESDEDAWGTGR